CCTAGCAGCGGTGCAGCACAAAGAGTAAgttttacaaaaaaaaacaaacaaacaaactaggAGGGGCAAACAGAATAGGACTATATAGAGCATAGAACCACCTGAGTTTGATTTTGATTACCTTTAGAAACCGACTGGAATGATACCAAAGGAAGATCATCATCAGTGTATCCCAGTGATCGTGCAATTTTTTTGAATGAGTGAAATTGCTTATCTTCAACATATATATTTTCTTGGTAAACCTACAGGGGATATGGATAAATAAATGGTGTTAGTAGACATACCATGTTTAAGTGTGTGAACAGCTCATGGGTATTGTTATGGTGAAAACCTCAAACACAAGTTCCGACTCACCTCATCCGCGAGAAGaacaagtccttcattcttgcaGAATTCGACAATTTTCTTTTGGTTTTCCTCAGCAAGAACCTACCAAGATCATAATTCTCGTAAAAAATGGGATATGATGCCATTATTTGTCTTATGGGTAATTTTTTTATCTCacataatattacaaatgaatgAGGTATATTTTTCCTAATGAGAACCATGCAAGATCTGTCATTTTTGCATGTAACAAACAGACAAATAATTACCTGTCCTGTTGGATTTCCTGGATTTATGACAACAAGCACCTTAACAGTGATGCCCTTAGATCGAGCCTCCTCCAGTTGTTTCTTCAGCTCATCAACCTCAAGTCCCCACCCCGTCTCTTCATCAAGGAAATAAGGAACCTGAAagaaaatttgttcacaaatcaaaTTGTCAGAGATCATATTACTGCAGGTTTGCTATGTTAGTAGCATATAACAGCAGTCATATATACAAACCAATTTTGACAGGTGATAATCGATTCACTAATCATTATGAAATGACTTTACTGAACTCAGTGAATTATATGAAGTATTTAACTCAAATTATTGCCTAAAACAGCAAGTTGAGATGACATTGATCTGATTCAACAAGCAATAACAAACAGCATAGAAGCATTGTCACAGAACATACAAGGGAACCACCGTGAAGAGCAATTGATGCAGAGTACAGTGGGTACTGTGGAATAGGGCAGAGAATGCCATCCTTCTCAGAACTTATCAACAACTGCATCATCATGTGCACCTAGttgaaaaaagaaatcacactataTCAGTAACAAGGGCAAGCTTTTGTCCATATGTACAGTCAGCCGATTACAGCTAGTCAGATGAATAAGCTCTTATTCCACATAAATGGACTACCACTGATCAAAACAAGATATATAGTACATACTGCTGGGCTTGCTCCATCTGTTATGAAGATGTTATCTCCGCTTGCATGAAACCCATCACGGGCAGCAATTCCAGCAGCAATTTCATCACGTAAACCTTTTACACCCTGAAATAGAGAGCAACATGAGTGATCAAGCTCATCCAATCATAACAGCATTCATCCAAGAGTGCATTATATATGTACCTGACTATGGCTATATGCTCCTGTCGCTCTACCTGGTATCTTCTCTAAAATTTGCCATGCTCTCTCTATAGCATCTGAACTGTATGAAAACATAAATATAAATCAACATTCTAGGCCCGCAAACAAATTGTATGTAGTTAGCCACCTACCTAGCACCTAAATGATCAGTTTAGTGACTAGGAAAGCTGTTTAAAACTAAATGTGTCAATATGCAAATGTTCCTACAGATTCAAAGGGTTTAAGAGAAAGCTCAAGTGCTTGTGACAAGACACTATAGATGACAGTTTCTACAGATTCAAAGGGTTTGGAAATTTCAGAACTAACTTATACCTGCTCTAGAAATTGAGTTCTCATTTCTCATGTGAGCCACAACATCATGAGTGCACCACGACAGATAAGGTTTCTAGAAGATTAAGCAACTACTTTTGTCCCCAAACATGAGCAGGCAGATAAATGGTTTTTGCTGAGCAGTTACTAAACTTCTTATGCTTGTCTCTTACATACTGACATAGCTCTAAAAACAGTTACAAATGACTGAGACAGAAAGTTGGTTCTTGTCATTTTAGATTATTACTAGGCGTGTGGCTTAGCATATAATATTAAAGTCAACTAACCAATTTAGCATTGATTTACATGTGGTTATCTAATATTGAATTCTTGCATGTACCTGTACAAAGCATGAGTTTCACTTTTGTCCAGGAGAGCTGGATGATCACATAAAGAGAGAACCTGAAAAGCCAACATGAGCTAGTAAGCAACCATGAACATTCCATCGGTAGTTGCATCAAATAACCAAAATACAAGGAACAGAAACTCACTTCTCTGAAATAGGTAACTGGTTGTTGTCCAAGTGATTGGGGATTTCCAATATTACAGTAGAGTATCTGCCATTAAAATAAATAGATGTAGCAAAATCCACTGACCATCGGAAACAATAAGTGTAGAGATGCAATTCATGGGATCCAAATACAAACCTCGTCGAAAGGAAGTGATTCTGGATTTTTCTGCAATTCTTGTTGTAAGTTCTGCAGAAAGAAAACAAGATCATAAACCGAGTCCAGCGGAGTCATATTGAAAACTATTCTAGATAGTGCAGTCATGTTTCATATAACAAACATAAGGTCATATCATGTCAGCATCAGCATATACAGCATCGACTTTCACCCTAACCCTGGACTAGCTCCTTGTTTCTTCCAACATGAAGTAACATGGAGTAGCAGttgatttatttttgaattaagaCCGTGGGGTAGCAATAAACATCTCCAAGTTACTCGAGACAGCAGAATTTACTACCGATTATCGACTAGTTCATATTTGACGTACCTGAGCATGTGTAACAATCTCTCCCCGAACTGCATATTCACACTTCAAGACCTGAAGAAACATAACAAATCACATCAATTCAGGGTGATACAATTTGCAAGTTAAAGCAACGATGCATTGTAGAATTCGCATTACTACTAACCCCTCCCAATAGTGCTCAGAAGTAAGCTTTTTACTTCGATCTCTTACCCATGGACTGATGGACGGACACTGAACTCCCAACAGTTACAGTACGAACAGAACAGAGCAACCCAACTAATAAAAGCAGCAACACTCTTTCAACACACTCTAACAGAGATCGAAACTTTCCATTGCCCCGCTAATCGATCACAGAACAGAGCAACCCAAACAAGCTAAACAGAGGAATCAGAGAAGGGGGCACAAAAGCGGCACCTTGGGGTTGATGGTGTCGAGCGACACTGGCGGCGCGTCCGCGGCCGCCGTGGACATGGCCCTCGCCATGGcggccgccatcgccgccgccccCACCGGGGAGGCTGGATGACGCGGCGGCGGAGCGTGAGGCGACGGCGCTGCTGATCTGGACGCTGCGCCGCGCAGGGACGCGGCCACCGCGCGTCGCGCCCTGTCGGCTGCGAAGCGGCGCATGGTGGAAGCGGCGATGCGATGCGGCGCGGGCGATGCAGGGATGGCGACCGAAGACGGCGCTCAGGCGGGGGCGTGATGGCGTGATGCTGATAAGTGGGACTAGGGAGGAAGGCCAAGTGTGAATTTTCTATCTCACCGCGGCTTCCGTTTTTCCTATTGTTCGAGCGGGTTTTGCGTTCTGGGCAAGAAAGAAACGAGGCGCTGCCGGTTGAATTTTGTTTGACCAAAAAGACAAGGCGGGATCTACGgccatgttttttttttattgtCTCTCATCTGGTACAGCCGTAGCTGTTCCTACATACGTACGTCCACACAAcacacgcacacaactcacacgaTCCGTGTACAAACAAACATATAACTACACCCAGATCTGAAGACCGCGTCCTTCTTGAGATCACCGAAATCCTCTGATTTCGTAGGCGACGGGCACGTCACGATCCCATTATGGCATCACGCGTGAAAGGCTGCAAATATTAGGGAAAAAACCCGGTGGGAAACGTGAGTCGAGCACAGCTCGAACCCACGATCGGCCGCTCCACCACCCGGAGCACTTGCCGCTCGAGCTACGGCTCGATCCCTGGATCTACAGCCATGTTGGCTCAGCgaataacagtatttttctctcacagcaaatcagcgAATAATTTTTTTCTAACTTATAATTGTCAGGCTTAAAAAGATTTATTTCTTAAAAAGAAATACTAAAGATTCATTTTTTAGAAGagtatatattttcatagtaaatctaTATAAAGATATAAAGgatttcttaaaaaaaaagacCATCTACACACATTTTACTATCAATCACAAGTTCGATTTATCatttttaataaaaaaactagTTTTTTAGACTCCTAAGACTTTTGAAACCATTAGGTTTAAATAGTTTTGAAACACATATGGCACCACGTGAGTTCAGGAAGATCtagaatttataaaaaaatataaatttcttttcaaaaaattatccaaatattttctaaaataaatatgcatttaaaaatactaaaatctgATTTAATATTAAAAAAATGATACAAATTTTTTTGAACTCAGAAAAAATATAAAACCAGTTTCATATTTTCTCTAAAATAACGTTCTATGTTTTTTTTCTGAACTAGGCACCATAATATAGACTATGATTTTATGAAACTTAGGAAGTTTGGTATCCGAGACCACCCAAACTGCCTTTCTGCTCAATCATATCCTCTCGATTCATGTATAGACCAAAAGTAGTACAATAGCTAATCAACAGACAATAAATTAAATAAAGCTTGATTCCCGAAACGACCAAATGTAGTATAGTGACTGACTAACTGGCCCTACTCTATGTTAGACCAATAGTGGAAAGGGAACATTAAGAGACTATTATGAGATAATAAGCACCCGGTGATGTATGTAGATGCCACAATTGTATCGAAGCACACAATTCATTCTGCTGCAAAGAGCATTTTATCATGCGTGTTATCATTTGATCACACCGCGTGTGCTGCGTGTCAGATCCCGCCACTTTCTAGCGAACTAGCCGCGACTGAATGCTAGGAGGCGGTGGTGGATCTAAATATTCATAGTAGAAGGGGGCCTAAGTCATCTTCAATATATAGAGCACATCCTTCCTCTCTTTCATGTCTATAGGAGGCCGGGGCTAAAGGTGGAGCTCCATTGGAACGGAAGCGGTAGTGGAGGATTGAGCCCCGCCCGACTTACTACTGCTAGATCACCCTTGGTGAGAGGGAGAAAGTGAGCAACACTATACAATCACGTGGCACCATACTATCACTTCTCAACTTCAAACTTTGATTGCTACTCCGTACCATATACGATGTCAAAAGGGAGCTAACCTACAAAATGCTATAAGGGCATCCTCAGTACATCACGTTGGCCATTAGCCCCAGCTTCCATGTCGGCTTGAGTCCTACATCTCATGCCCATTAGTGGCTCTGTAGGCCAACCGAGTGACTTACAGAAAATCGATACCTAGTGTGAAAAAAGATGAAACCACTACTCCAAATGTGTTGCAGCATATGTGAGTGTATCCTCATGACACGTCCCAAAGAAAGAGCACACAAAGATATGACAAAAAAGCTGAAGTCGCCAGGCTCGCATTAAGAGTAGTATAGCCTTGGTTTTGTTTAGACGTACTCCCTTTATATTGGTAATTCGAGTCGTTTTAGAGTGACATGGTCTCTGCATAACTTTAActtattatttttataaaaatatttattaaaaagtgatatatgtatattttataAAAGtacttttcaagacaaatcttttcatatggttttcatattttcaaactcaacaacttaaaagttattcatgatttatattttcaATGTTTGACACAAGTCTCGTCCAAAATGACTTGAATTACCAATACAGAGGAAGTACGTAGTTTGCAACTTTTGGATGAAACCAGCAACATGGACAGCCCGTGTAGGAGAAGGCCTAACTAGCATTTCTAGCTTTTGTTAAATTTCGTGTTCTAACTTTACTTATACGGCATTTCGATTTTCCGCGATCCACTAGAGTAGGTACATTGAAAAATATTCTTGAATACGGTTCTTATACTGGTTGTGCTTGGCTATGCTAGTTCTACATACGGTAGGTTACAGGAGCCGCTTCCAATTTCCTCGGCCTGTTTAGATAAAGGAATACAAAACAGAGGAACGGAAAAAGCATAGGGAAAAGATGTAGATGTAGTAGCAAATCAGATGAATGGAATTATAGAATACAAACGAGTGTTTGGAACACAGGGAAACTATACCATGAAAGGATAAAAAAAATAGTTTGGTAAAAGGTTCTCTCGATTTCTTAGACGCAAAGAGGCTCTGTTGGATTAAATAGCTTAAGTGATTTTTCTAACTGCTGCAACTTTCTCAAGCAAGTAGCCAAGTACTGATGGCTAATCGTGTAACACCtcgtgttaagcatgcattaacattccatctcatgagcataatcatcatttcattatgcataagcagcatctatgcattccattctaaagaaaggaagtgtcatttcatgtggtgccgaaatcaaattaaaattcatcatgtttaaactatttgaaatgccatgctcatgttgggtgatatgatttcttggtttgatcactaagatagcttataaatatttaggatataatttggagcaaagtttatatttaaatttttgccaaattttgcttttaaaaataattcttcaaaattagggttttgaatttttattgattttaattttgtaattcaaaatcaatttggaatttgactttggtcataaaagcaaagttgtagagaataaatttttgagcaacttttatttttgggccaaagtttgaaactgctttgaaaaagTTCAAAAATTTGTTTGAATGGAATAGGAATagaaaaataatttgaaaatcaCATTTTTACCTTATTGGgccgtgaaagtgcatctagcccttttgtgggttttggatgattgaatgacaacgtgattaaaggactaacccgtttgctaagtgtgaacaggtaataggttatctcacaggtacttaatgaaagccaaaatgatgtgttgttgtataaacaatctagttcaagcacaagacaacaatgcaaatggaattcatgtgaaggcttatttcttgtgggatttccatgtactatgagAAAGCAagttcatgattattagttaatgagacatgagggattgcatatggaatggtctcatatttgaagcttgctaaattaaaatgaaaaagataacaatacatatgaatggatgattcaacacaagatgtgacttgatggcttgagatggtgaagatagcaaggaaaggcttcgaggtactaagcaagggtgaagggcaagcgacggcttggcggccgaaggacctagctagggtgaagaagaaagtacttgcatttagttgaggtactaatcaagctaagatggtcatattgatgtgaaggatcaaatctataatgaagt
Above is a genomic segment from Miscanthus floridulus cultivar M001 chromosome 3, ASM1932011v1, whole genome shotgun sequence containing:
- the LOC136547224 gene encoding alanine aminotransferase 2-like — translated: MRRFAADRARRAVAASLRGAASRSAAPSPHAPPPRHPASPVGAAAMAAAMARAMSTAAADAPPVSLDTINPKVLKCEYAVRGEIVTHAQNLQQELQKNPESLPFDEILYCNIGNPQSLGQQPVTYFREVLSLCDHPALLDKSETHALYSSDAIERAWQILEKIPGRATGAYSHSQGVKGLRDEIAAGIAARDGFHASGDNIFITDGASPAVHMMMQLLISSEKDGILCPIPQYPLYSASIALHGGSLVPYFLDEETGWGLEVDELKKQLEEARSKGITVKVLVVINPGNPTGQVLAEENQKKIVEFCKNEGLVLLADEVYQENIYVEDKQFHSFKKIARSLGYTDDDLPLVSFQSVSKGYYGECGKRGGYMEITGFSPEVREQIYKVASVNLCSNVSGQILASLVMNPPKTGDESFESFMVERDGILSSLARRAKALEEAFNSLEGITCNKAEGAMYLFPRLHLPQKAIGAAQAAGTAPDAYYAKRLLEATGIVVVPGSGFGQVPGTWHFRCTILPQEDKIPAIISRFKEFHEKFMDEFRD